In one Cardiocondyla obscurior isolate alpha-2009 linkage group LG17, Cobs3.1, whole genome shotgun sequence genomic region, the following are encoded:
- the LOC139109239 gene encoding uncharacterized protein yields MVTISSIDIRSVFDEYLQQEQHFEQKVEERNKLRHEIRNRNTLKVSVSSPTNMSLNLEKCRIRNQVLLKDLEMSRARLRTYASYTPTDAELQQILSVYRSHLHRNIQNTSREV; encoded by the exons ATGGTGACGATCAGCAGTATTGATATCAGAAGTGTTTTTGATGAATATCTGCAACAAGAACAGCACTTTGAACAAAAAGTAGAAGAAcg caaCAAATTACGCCATGAGATTCGCAATAGAAATACTTTGAAAGTTTCTGTCTCGTCGCCAACGAATATGTCcttaaatttggaaaaatgtCGCATTCGTAATCAAGTTCTTCTAAAG GATTTGGAAATGTCTAGAGCACGTCTGAGAACTTACGCTTCTTATACTCCTACTGATGCAGAACTGCAGCAGATTTTATCGGTCTACCGAAGTCATCTTCACAGAAATATCCAGAACAC GTCTCGAGAAGTCTAA